The Palaemon carinicauda isolate YSFRI2023 chromosome 38, ASM3689809v2, whole genome shotgun sequence genomic interval TTTCCTTTAGGTTTTCAACAAAGATTAGTCGATACACACAAATGGTGTGGTGGAACACTAAGAGAATCGGGTGTGGGTTTAGCATGTTTCTTGAGAATGGCTGGTGGAAGAAGATCTACACCTGTAATTACGGTCCAAGTGGAAACATCCTGTCCAGCGAGATGTACCACCCAGGAGATCCCTGTTCGACTTGCCCAAATGGCACTGTCTGCTCTCGCCAGTATCCTGGACTGTGCGGTAAGCTCTAAATTGGGCAGCTAACATTTTACCTAGAGTTTGGTTTATTGCATAAATTTGTAGTAGATAATGTTGATGCTGCGATATAACTTTTATTAATTATCAGCTAAGATTTAactatagttgaaaaagcaggaaaaacagggaaagatagctcaatgaggaaaagaaataaggaaggagatagaacagtgtgcgtgaatttaccctcaagcaatagaactcttaaCCCATGACATTGGAAGAATATAGTACAAAGGcaatggcactccccaagactagagaacaagagtttgattttggagtggccttctagaaAAGGTGCTTACCAAACAAgtctcttaccaagtggaaagcagcTACTGGACAGCATTGTGTTGTTCATTTCGTATATTGCAAACTACAGAGTAGTAGATATAGAACCACAATAAATATCTTTCGTTAAAAAGCTTTTAATTACTTGACatcaatattaacttgaaataacTTAAATCCACCCATCGGCCAAGTCTATGAAGAAAACTTAGAAGCATGGCGTTTTTTTCATGATCAAAATTTGTTCGATGGTGCCGTTGCTGCTTAGAcgagttttttttctttaagattttcCTGTTGCTTTACTTACAGCCATTTTTCCCTTTGTGATGAAAAGACTTataatactctatttttttttttcaagatttctgaTTTTCCTCCAAGCTGATCCATTGTTAACTTACGGGTCAAACtactgtatattgattttttttttctcttcaatttctGGTTCCAATAATCTGTTATTTCGTCTGACGGTTTCTAAGTCTTAAAAACGCCCAAATGATCATATGATTCAGATTAACTAGTATCATAGGCATGCATTTGCGTTACCCGACACACtactttctattaaaaaaattctgGTGAAAGCTATCTGGTGGTAAGAACTAAAACCGTTGTAATTCAGAGGAAACTGGAGACActtgttctgtgagtgcttcgattgtctcaatttaacagtaaatcagcaatacgcgatgtgaaatATTGAAAGCTCTCGAACAAACATggtaaaacgactgtggaggtcctgtatagGATGGGGTcaccctgctgtacaggaccggaaaagcagcccttaaagaaaGAAAGTAGTCTCTGTGAGGGTCCTGTTATCAACGCTCTTTAGTTCCGTCTGGAAAGCCTTGTTTTATCAATAACCTTTTAtatgtcagtgttttttttttactaaattcatAAAGTATCTTGATCTATACCCTTAGCTCCTGCAGCGACGACAGTCCCTTTATCACCAGTGCTAAATTTAATCCATCGACATACCTATGGCGGAGACACCCCAGAACACAAAAGGCAGAGACGAGAATCGGACTTCGATATTTTTGAAAGTGGCCAGACGTTGCAGCAGGACGATCTCTCACACTACCTGGATCGTCCCCTTGACGACGAAAGGTCTCTGCTTAAGGATCTGATTCCATTCTTGAAGAAAATCGGCAAAACGGCCCAGTTCATTCGGGCTTCCTCATCAAGGACTGTTCAGAAGATAAGACAAGAGGTTCTTCCACCAGGTTACAGACCGGTCATTTTATACAGGTAAGGACGCGTACCTTCTTTCTATGTGGCTATTGTTTTTGTTGATTCTGTTATCCTATTTCTTCGTAAGTTGAAGGCAAATGATAGTAAATATCGGTAGAGATTAAATTGTTAGTGCTCTGGCTTCTTACATATTGTATTTTAAACTCACCATGAAACTATTTTGTTTAAACGTGAGATTTTGATGTGTATTTATTAGGGTTTTGTCAATATCGGAAGATTGGGAAAGATAAAGAATTAGTAGCCATTAAGGGGGTGAGAGTGGTGCCACTAACAGCACCAACGTTGAGAATGTATTATTGCTAGAGTGGATTGCATGAGAATACACCAATTACGGTATTCCATACACATTGTCCAAATTGATTAAACTACTCTGGGTTATATGAGGCAAATTCCACACATTCCATTTAATTCCATGGCAATTGCAACTAATTTTGTTTTAAGACAGTTCTTTAACATTTTAATGGTAAATTCTCCAGATctgaaaaatttacaaaaaaaaaaaaaagggaaatttgtaTAGCTTCATTAATGTTGGGATAGCAAATGGTTAAAAGCCATAGCCCTCCAATAACGAAAGAATGCCACTAAAGAAAGTAaataatatggagaaaaaaaaacatgaaattaaagaaaataagtaaCAAAATTGTAAACATAACCCTCAATAAAAAGGGGCTACACAACTTTAACCTTGACAATCATAATAAGTCATTattgttacttgttacttgttttgtgtttaaatccaaccctccactaatcgagtgaactactactcgggcgggtccatatcaatcatctaacgaaacattttcattataacttatacaattctttgattgtagcatcttccaaatcatatgatcttgtgaaaagtaatgtctttagtttcttcttaaattcagttgctccctttaggtccttcatttcagttggcagtttattataatgtctaggcgcacagtagctaaaagccctttcaccaaatttactatttgttcttggttcagatagcctatgtttgtcactcatgtgtcttatgttaacatttgtttctactTCTAGTTTGTTATTTCTCCCCCAGGACGAAGAATGGCCAAATTACCGAGCTTGATGCAGATACATTGCTCCCCTCCTCGAATAGCACTGCACCAACTCCGAAGGAGGAGCCCCGTAAACTGCTGGTGTGCGATCTCGACATGTCCCCTTGTGAATTCACTCGGGTCGGTGGCAACTGGTCCGTCGCTCAAGGCCTCAGTAAGTTTATTTCTTCAAGTGGTGAATTTACATGTgtagaataattataatatttataatagacGAATATAGTTGAGGAataaaattctgagagagagagagagagagagagagagagagagagagagagagagagagagagagagagagagagaaattatcaggGATCATGAGTACTTTGTAACGAAGGAAGGTGTGTGttccaaatgtgtgtgtgtatatatatatatatatatatatatatatatatatatatatattacatatatatatatatgtatatatatgtatataatttaaatatataggctacagtatacatacacacacacacacacacacacatatatatatatatatatatatatatatatatatatatatatatatatatatatatattaaatttcttctaAGGCGAAGGAAGATATACTGAAACAAACCTGCGTGTGGGCGAGAAGGCCCTCCTGATGGTGCAAACCCCGGTTCCTGCCCCGACGACGGAGAGCGTTTGCATCAGGATCTCCCATCGCCGACAGCTCATCGATAAGAGCACGATTAACGCCACGCTTCCAGAACTCTCCGTAAGTCGGGATTCGTGAAAGGTTTTGTTTTTCAGTTTAATCGTTAGCCTTTTCTTTTGGAGTAGCTATCCTTTCAGCCTCTTGGTTTTGAAACAACCTTTAAAGTACATATAATAAAGGCTATACTACAAGGACAGGCTCCCTTTCCTCGTTCCTGCTGTACAACCTATTTGGCTTTTGTTTCAGTGCAACGGCAGGGTTTCACCCTATTGCATTGAATATTGAAAGGTCTCTCAGGCCCCAGCACCTGGCTATGTAGAAAAAATTCTTAAATCTAACCAAGTGATCATTTTAGCTTTCGTACCCTTGATGCACACGCCTTTAAACCTTGAATTTAACCTTGATATCTGCTTCCTTTGGCCTATCTTCCTATCCTACCTCGTCTTACCTTTTACTTTACAATTGACGAGTTTCCCCCATTTTTACTATTGAGCTGACTGACCTCCCAGGTCCTAGTGTGTTGTCGCATATAACCCACATTCTATGAATCGAAACTTAAATACCGACTTCAAATTATGACTGAATTTGACCCCATTCTTGGTCCTATTGCTCTGCCTTCCAGGTTGGGGTACTGCCTACGGATGGCCAAGTGATTAACAGGAGGCTTGTGGGTACCCCTGGGCTGTGGGAGATGGGGATCGTCACCATCAATAACTTGACGACCTCCTTCCTCGTGATGGTAAATACGGGACCGACTTCGAGTTTGGCAACGGTAGCTATCGACGCCATACAGATCACTGATGGACGCTGTTGCATATCTGGGATCTGCTGATCAGACATTGGAGGCTTCTAGTGTAAGGATTTTTACTGTAAGATGGTCCTGAATGTAaagatttttatcatatattttgtatTGGGAGAACAACCTTTTTGCTATTTACCATCGTGTAAATAAGGATCTTTGGTGGTTTGGACTACTAATTAAAGAAATACTTAGTTCATAATTAATGCAATTCCCGTGCGTGAAAATTAGGAATGATTATggtttttcataaacaaaatatgtatatgtatgtatgtatatatatgtatgtgtatgtatgtatgtatgtatgtatgtatatatatgtatatgtatataatgtatatacataaatatatgtatatatatatgtatatatatatgtatatatatgtatatgtatatgtatatatatatatatatatacatatatatatatattctatatatatatatatatatatatatatatatatatatatatatatatatatatacagtatatatatatatatatatatatatatatatatataatatatacagtatatatatatatatatatatatatatatatataatatatacagtatgtatatatataatatatatatatatatatatatatatatataatatatatagtatatatatatataatatatacagtatgcatatatataatatatatatatatatatataatatatatagtatatatatatatatatatatatatatatatatacagtatgtatatatatatatatatatatatatatatatatatatatatacctttgccaTTTATGATAATTAAAAGAAATTCTATGCAATTTACATGGAAAAGCTAAAGAAGACATTAAACTTTAATCTGTTTCAGATTGCAACTTGAGAAATCCCAAACATCACAATCCAGTGGAATCTGATCCTTTCAATCACTTTGCAAGCTGGACCAAAGACGGGAAGTCCTAACTCCAACGCACTCTAAATTATTTAAATCTCGAAAGTAACTCGGATCTCAGGAGTTTACAGAGTGCTTTGtgatgagtgaaaaaaaaatgaatattttattagaaaatttatcaaaattttctattttatttaatcaAAACTTTCCATCTTGTAAGAATGTAAAATCCCATAAGTAAATCTTAAGTAAATTCAATTATTTTTAACATATTCAAGATAACAGTAGGgaagagaataaaatatttttcgaTTATATTGGTGTAATCAATTACTTTGACTAAACTTTTAGGTTTAATGATACTAAAAAACATAGTCGACGAACCCAACTACCAATTATTTTGTGGATATATCCGCAATTAATTCAAATCTGGCTTATACATTTCGACACAGTCTAATTAATTCGAAAGGATTTGCATAATTCTGTCTACTTAAATACGCAGTAGTGTACTGTTATGTTAGTTACAATTAggggaatggcggtatatattaggaccgagtaccctgcttctcataaatcctgctatcaatgtggatgtcatgagattcaggtaataaaagtttgtggcaggcataacaacttttatttgtgttcgatctaccggaatccagacatggatgattctatcttcgattgtcttcttaccattatggctaagatacaagaagatgatagaaaggcttcttttgtctttgttggtaattttaatgctcaccatagggagtggttaagttctatctctcctaccgatcgccatggcttaagagctttagactttgcctctgaatcaggctgtgagcaaatcataaatgaagctactcacaggtctggtaattgcttggacctcgtatacactgactcccctggcgttataactagtaaggttggttctccagtcgggacatctgatcatgccttgatttcattattagtgaagactgagcagcctgtccctgatatatcatattcttgtaaaatttatatgaaatcccaagcagactggaatgggattttacatgatcttttgtgcttgaattggtcacaattatataatagtgtagatcctgttgtccctttgaatgagaatctagtcaacataattgataggcgtatcccttctcgtgtgctacggtaccgagtgaaggacaaaccgtggttcaatgatgattgtagacgtgcttatttggagaaacaggaggcctatcatctttggaagggtaacagatcagttttgacctggaacaactatactcagcttcgagcttttgctcagagagtttatgcctcaactgaaaaggagtacaatttaaccataaaagaaacactctctggtacaactcaggaacataaatggtggtctacccttaaatctgcactctttggtgtagatgcaacagttcctcctttacttaaaccagatggctcagtcactcactgtccaaaggaaaaggcaacccttttggctgatgtttttgacagtaaacagagtaatgaaaaacttgaacttcctcattcctgttttcctgaggctaaactaactagtttagctttttgatctcgtgagattaaagctctgttgatggaccttgatgcttatggaggtgtagacccaaatggtatttttcctttgttttttataaagacagcagatttcttagctccaaagttatctgttattttgcgcaagttagcaagaagaggagcttttagcacctgttgtagaattggtaatgttactcctctatgtatatgtgtttgtggtagctcaagtcccactgattaccgcccaatttccataactcccatatctaaagtttttgaacgtcttctggcaaaacgtcttaataggtttgctgaaggtaatcatctactccctagtttgcaatttggttttcgtaaaggccttggagcatgtgatgcccttcttacaatctccaatgctgtacagaaatcccttgattgtggtcgggaagttcgtatgattggccttgattttagtgctgcctttgaccgtgttaatcatgaggcccttgttttcaaactgaaacagttgggagtgggtgggtcgtttcttagcattattattgattttttaagtaatagatctcaaagagttgttgttgatgggcaccatagtgattataggaatgtgatatccggtgttccacagggtaatgttcttggcccattacttttcatactatatacacatgacatgtggtttggcctagaaaacaagcttgttgcatatgcagatgatgctactctctttgcatcaattccatcccctgaatgtagatctagggttggtgaatcccttaatagagatttagctagaattagtgcatggtgcaaattatggggtatgaagttgaatcctaacaaaactcaaagtatgattgtaagtaggtcaaggacggtggctcctcaacatccagatctcagtgttgataatgtttctttaaatatgtatgactcttttaaaattttaggtgtgattctcgacagtaaatttacttttgagaaacatataaggtctgtgtcttcttcaattgcacaaaaaataggcttattgagaaagtctttcaagattttcggtgatcaatctattctgaagaagtgttttaatgctttcattctaccttgttttgagtattgttctcctgtctggtcttcagctgctgattctcatcttaatttgttggacagaaacttacggtctattaaatttcttattcctgatctagatattaatctctggcaccgtcgttcaattagttcattatgcatgttgcataagatttttcataactctgaccatcctttacattgagatctccctggacaattctatcctgttcgtaatactaggcaggcagttaattctaatagccaggccttctccatcacgaggctgaatactacgcagtactccagaagttttattccagctgtgaccaagttgtggaatgatcttcctaatcgggtggttgaatcagtagaacttcaaaagttcaaagttggagcaaatgcttttttgttgaccaggcggacatgagtctttttatagtttatttatgacatatttgtttttgatgttgttaatagtttatatatgacatgtctgttttgacgttactttttttagaatgatttattgttaatttgttctcttcatttatttatttccttatttcctttccccactgggctatatttccctgttggagcccctgggcttatagcatcttgcttttccaactagggttgtagcttggatagtaataataataataataataataacaaatctccTTCAATAGCATGAGTCTAACCCGGTAATTTCAGTAATCACCATAGTCATGATCTGTTTGGCTGGATGTAAATAACGTAAGGGCCAActatgcactttatatatatatatatatatatatatatatatatatatatatatatatatatatatatatatatatatatataatacatatccaGCTAAATAAAAACTTGAGACAAATGAGTATTATTGGTGAGTAAAAGAATTTGGTTTCTGGCCACTACATGTGTCATGATCAGCTTTGAGCATACAGTGTCTCCTTATTTCGTTCTATTAGTAGATAAAGAACATAATATAAGACCCCTCTGTTTTTATTGGAAGCAAATGATTGTGAAGCTTTATTTTGCAAAAAGGGATCCATCCTTGAATCGGTCTAAAGATTTTAGGCTCGGCGATTGTAATTTTCTGAAACTACGTTTTGTAAGGGAGGACTTTGATACTAAACATCTTGCCGATAAGCCTAGGTGTAAATTAATCTAAAACACTTAGACTTTATATGATAGAACAGAACTAAATTATTCTGATGGAGATAATGAAAAGTAGAAAATAATCTACCTATGGGGGTGGATGCCCATAGGAAAACTGAGGACCTTTACAATGTGTACTTCTAATCGATTTTCCGAAGCGCATAATGATATAagtagaaaaaatatatctttggaTTATTAAAAACTATTTGCATTCAGTTGTTGAGATTATGAGGCTATTTGGATTGTGCGTTTTCGTGTTATAATGAtgatggataattattattattactacttgctaaactacaaccctagttggaaaagcaggatgctatcccagggggctccaacagggaaaaaaggggAAATCTCAAAGTAATACTGTTGTCTGTAAGAGCAGAAAAACATCAAATTTAACTGGAAACAGTTAATAGCTCTGTTAGGGCACTTCAGGCGGTGTACTGCAAGCATTACGAAAGGATCTTGCAGCGTCCTCTCATACCCTATCTGCACTCGATGTTCAGCATTTTATTTAACCCTTGTCCCTGTTTCATTTCTTTCCATTTGttctccaatttcttttaatgttttgtCCCATATCCCAATGATACCCATATTACATAAATAAGGAAATCTGATGAAATTTCAATATCTGGCAACTATCAAGATCGGTATTTACTAGGGATCGGTTAAATTCCAAATTTCAATCATTAGCCTATAGTTAAAGGAAATTTGAAGTTTATCTAATTTTAACGATTGCATGATTTGTGTAATATGGGCGTCAGTGATATTTTTTTCGGTAAAATCCAAATAGAATTTTATTTACACATCCTTACGCTATAACACATACATGTCtattataatgaattataaaataaaattatcgtAATTATTATATGAATTACTTGGAAATATGCAAGGTCctttaaacattatatatttaaaggaccttggataTATGTAACAATCAAAATTACGATTTCTGCATATACAGTAGTCTAGAAAGTTTACAATACGCGCCGTTCCCCTCTAGCGGCAGCCAGCTGAAACACCAGAGGCGGTTGTCATGTACTCTTGTTTACATTGCCAGTGATTCAAAGTTGTGAAATTCCGTCCTTGTGACTTGTCGCgtaataattttcattatgaaacaccctatatattagtgtatatgacCGGATTTGAATCGCGAAAATCTCTTGCCAAAACCAACGTTAGTTTTAAATTCTGTGATATAATATAA includes:
- the LOC137630216 gene encoding uncharacterized protein produces the protein MVLNIRIWLSLLWFPLALLHSTSPYCSFTPLHTLCPHENAGKHCGNQVQYRGVTPKDAAMIIDYHNKFRAIVAQGRETRGATGPQPSASNMRMLEWDDELAIIAQRDADQCIFGKECADCRRVSRFGVGQNLFVIYQSKFNAQIQWSRIVKSWYHEVQNFDPNLVHLYQFSTKISRYTQMVWWNTKRIGCGFSMFLENGWWKKIYTCNYGPSGNILSSEMYHPGDPCSTCPNGTVCSRQYPGLCAPAATTVPLSPVLNLIHRHTYGGDTPEHKRQRRESDFDIFESGQTLQQDDLSHYLDRPLDDERSLLKDLIPFLKKIGKTAQFIRASSSRTVQKIRQEVLPPGYRPVILYRTKNGQITELDADTLLPSSNSTAPTPKEEPRKLLVCDLDMSPCEFTRVGGNWSVAQGLSEGRYTETNLRVGEKALLMVQTPVPAPTTESVCIRISHRRQLIDKSTINATLPELSVGVLPTDGQVINRRLVGTPGLWEMGIVTINNLTTSFLVMVNTGPTSSLATVAIDAIQITDGRCCISGIC